One window of Methanobacterium alkalithermotolerans genomic DNA carries:
- a CDS encoding DUF11 domain-containing protein has protein sequence MKKDMHKRLAIITATLFLVLVLAGSVSAASDIGVEKMVNDTTPNVGDSVDFAITATNYGPDAASQVVIQDYMSKESNGFEYVSHTATQGTYDPSNGLWIIDNFANGATATLNIQALVMDSGNVTNIAAKLLPLPSPLGDDPNPANDVDSVTMEVPPAADVGVEKWVDNDRPNIGDILRFYIEVFNNGPDNAANITVVDLLPIDVGINPGENLFVYQDWIRLPDDFTSASLIFDDVTNTWTIFFANINPGDYGLVYLDILLNNTGDAGNFFTNTATKTASSPYDWNTTNDQSSVDFYIPRADWTLTKTVDDVTPNVGDLITWIVTYTNTGPDNATGIIINDVIPAGLNVQSLVLSTGTYDAMTGDWSIPFLTSGANATLTVVTEVTSAIAGTVTTNVATKTAQNEYGEGPDFAAQAIYVPVADVAITKTVNNTTPNYWDSVIWTVTVTNNGPDTAEDVVVLDVPSSGLVILDAVVSQGSLFGTTWFVGNLANGATATLNITTLINATGVLNNTVYVGAETYDNDTTNNQDTTSVNVPPAADIAVVKTADNYTPNYWDIVTFTIEVTNNGPDAAPGGPDALRIRDFLPAGMTFVDAWASVPLVWDLNVAGDVVRFRNFADDLLPGETVYLYVQARVTQSNTTMNNTASRIPNTNDVYDPDPSNDSSTITLTVPPAADVAVFKSVTGAKEVSRNYNDVLWFWIDIINYGPDTANNVVLTDFFPAGLEYVSHGVAQGTFDPLTGIWNVGTVPSGAYIIGDFYYRIVTSNTTIINFAEVIADEYDWNMTNNISNATINVPPAVDIEVNKTVDNPTPNYLDTVLWTVSVTNNGPDVANNIVIGDIPDAGLTITNLVVTKGVFGVNWVIDTLSVGETAYMYITTLITASNTTLNNTAYLISVDEYEWDETNDSSTASVDVAAAADLLVSKTASTTTPSIGQIVQFVITVVNAGPDNATNVVVNDLLPAGLTFFAGSTTKGTYNVVDGIWTIGDLNVLEAAQLIIFAVVEPAMGTNVTNTADISGDEYDPFLENNHSSVTLQLPVSDLSVTKTADNTSVNVGDTVIWTVTLTNNGPANATNIELTDVPPAGFAINSVTPSVGTFDGMTGVWSIPSLLVGQIATLVIDTTAQASAAGTNQTNTITVTALDQYDPSPASDSATVYVKAADVAVTKTVNNATPNYLQNVTWTVTATNNGPDTATGVQITDIPPAGLNVLSVTPSQGTFDAMTGVWNVGTLANGASATLTIITQVTMANTTITNTATKTAENEYDPNPANDSDSATITVPPSADIGVTKTVNMNNPLVCENFTWTVTVTNNGPNDATGVQVTDIPPALLNVVSVTPSQGTFVGGVWSVGTLLNGESATLTIVTNATAAASGQTITNTATKTAADQYDWNPANNSDSESVSVPANKTFTLNVRNNGSARIHGIYYVTVYRPCGAPAIFNKYEFYLNPGQSISYNVGTFAVGTRISTDQFIYNTATTARTVSVTNTWGSTGVPSYVQNYVVANVPGNQARAALARYRFTMNRNNIGVEVVRLPAIL, from the coding sequence GTGAAAAAAGATATGCATAAACGGCTAGCGATCATTACTGCCACTCTTTTTTTAGTCCTTGTGCTGGCTGGTTCAGTTTCGGCAGCAAGTGACATTGGGGTTGAAAAGATGGTGAATGATACCACCCCTAATGTGGGGGATTCTGTTGATTTTGCCATTACTGCTACAAATTATGGACCAGATGCAGCTTCTCAAGTAGTTATACAGGACTACATGAGCAAGGAAAGTAATGGATTTGAGTATGTGAGCCATACTGCTACTCAGGGTACCTATGATCCCTCAAATGGACTGTGGATTATAGATAATTTTGCCAATGGAGCTACTGCTACCTTGAATATACAGGCACTGGTAATGGACTCAGGAAACGTAACCAATATTGCAGCCAAACTACTACCACTACCCAGTCCCTTAGGGGATGATCCAAATCCTGCCAATGATGTGGATTCTGTGACCATGGAAGTACCACCGGCGGCAGATGTGGGTGTGGAAAAATGGGTGGACAACGATCGACCCAATATTGGAGATATTCTTAGATTCTATATAGAAGTATTCAATAATGGACCAGACAATGCTGCCAACATAACGGTGGTGGATTTACTACCTATTGATGTAGGTATTAACCCGGGGGAAAATTTATTTGTATACCAGGACTGGATACGCTTACCAGATGACTTTACATCAGCAAGTTTAATTTTTGACGATGTTACCAACACCTGGACCATCTTCTTTGCTAATATAAATCCTGGCGACTACGGATTAGTGTATCTGGATATATTACTAAACAATACCGGTGATGCAGGAAACTTCTTTACCAATACTGCAACTAAAACCGCTTCCAGTCCCTATGATTGGAACACTACTAATGATCAGTCTTCAGTGGACTTTTATATACCACGGGCAGACTGGACCCTGACTAAAACGGTGGATGATGTTACTCCTAATGTGGGTGACCTGATTACCTGGATAGTAACCTATACCAACACCGGACCGGACAATGCCACAGGAATCATTATCAATGATGTAATACCTGCTGGTTTGAATGTTCAAAGCCTGGTTTTATCTACTGGAACTTACGATGCCATGACTGGTGATTGGAGTATTCCTTTCCTGACCAGCGGAGCAAACGCCACTTTAACCGTGGTAACTGAAGTAACTTCTGCTATTGCCGGAACCGTAACCACTAACGTGGCTACCAAAACGGCACAAAACGAGTATGGTGAAGGCCCGGACTTTGCTGCTCAGGCAATATATGTACCGGTGGCTGATGTGGCCATAACCAAAACCGTTAATAACACCACTCCCAATTACTGGGATTCTGTAATCTGGACGGTAACGGTAACCAACAATGGTCCGGACACCGCAGAAGATGTGGTGGTACTGGATGTACCAAGCTCAGGACTGGTAATTCTGGATGCGGTAGTATCCCAGGGTAGTTTATTTGGAACCACCTGGTTTGTAGGAAATCTGGCTAATGGTGCCACTGCTACTTTAAACATAACCACTCTAATTAATGCTACTGGGGTGTTAAATAACACGGTTTATGTGGGTGCTGAAACCTATGACAACGACACCACCAATAACCAGGACACTACTTCAGTGAATGTTCCACCAGCTGCAGATATTGCTGTGGTTAAGACTGCAGATAATTATACACCTAATTACTGGGATATTGTGACCTTCACCATTGAGGTGACCAACAATGGACCAGATGCTGCACCAGGAGGACCAGATGCTCTTCGTATCAGAGACTTCTTACCTGCCGGCATGACCTTTGTGGATGCCTGGGCCAGTGTACCACTGGTATGGGACCTGAATGTAGCCGGTGATGTGGTTCGATTCAGAAACTTTGCTGACGACCTCTTACCTGGTGAAACTGTATATTTATATGTACAGGCTCGTGTAACTCAATCCAATACTACCATGAACAATACCGCCAGTAGAATACCCAACACCAACGACGTATATGACCCGGATCCATCCAATGACTCTTCCACCATTACCTTAACTGTACCACCAGCTGCAGATGTAGCGGTATTTAAATCTGTAACAGGAGCTAAAGAGGTAAGTAGAAACTACAACGATGTACTATGGTTCTGGATAGATATAATTAACTATGGACCAGATACGGCCAATAATGTGGTGCTTACTGATTTCTTCCCGGCTGGGCTGGAATATGTGAGCCATGGTGTGGCCCAAGGTACCTTTGATCCCCTCACCGGAATCTGGAATGTGGGAACAGTACCATCAGGGGCTTATATTATAGGAGACTTCTACTACCGCATCGTGACCAGCAATACCACCATCATAAACTTCGCCGAGGTAATCGCCGATGAATATGATTGGAACATGACCAACAACATATCCAACGCCACCATCAATGTACCACCGGCAGTGGATATCGAGGTTAATAAGACAGTGGATAATCCCACTCCTAATTACCTGGATACTGTACTGTGGACAGTTAGTGTAACTAACAATGGACCTGATGTGGCCAACAATATAGTTATTGGGGATATACCTGATGCAGGATTAACCATTACTAACTTGGTGGTAACTAAAGGTGTATTTGGTGTTAACTGGGTTATTGATACTTTATCCGTGGGTGAAACAGCTTACATGTACATAACCACCCTCATAACCGCTTCCAACACTACTCTAAATAACACGGCTTATCTTATAAGCGTGGATGAGTATGAATGGGACGAAACCAATGACTCAAGCACCGCCAGTGTGGATGTAGCTGCTGCTGCGGACTTACTGGTTAGTAAAACTGCCAGTACTACTACGCCAAGCATTGGACAAATTGTTCAGTTTGTAATTACTGTAGTGAATGCTGGACCAGATAATGCCACCAATGTAGTGGTTAATGATCTCTTGCCGGCCGGTTTAACCTTCTTTGCAGGAAGTACTACCAAAGGTACCTACAACGTAGTTGATGGTATCTGGACTATTGGTGACCTTAATGTTTTAGAAGCTGCTCAGTTAATCATCTTTGCAGTGGTTGAGCCAGCCATGGGAACTAATGTGACCAATACCGCCGATATAAGTGGTGATGAGTACGACCCATTCCTTGAAAACAATCATAGTAGTGTAACCCTTCAATTACCTGTTAGTGACTTATCAGTGACAAAAACTGCTGACAATACCAGTGTGAATGTGGGAGATACCGTCATATGGACGGTTACTTTAACCAATAACGGCCCGGCTAATGCCACCAACATTGAATTAACTGATGTTCCTCCAGCTGGTTTTGCCATTAACAGTGTGACTCCTTCTGTGGGTACCTTTGATGGTATGACTGGAGTATGGAGTATTCCATCACTTTTAGTCGGTCAAATAGCCACTCTGGTTATTGATACTACTGCCCAGGCTTCTGCAGCTGGAACCAATCAGACCAACACCATCACCGTAACGGCCCTGGATCAATATGATCCCAGCCCAGCTTCAGATAGTGCTACGGTGTATGTGAAAGCTGCGGATGTTGCTGTAACTAAAACAGTAAATAACGCCACTCCTAACTACCTGCAAAACGTTACCTGGACGGTAACTGCAACCAACAACGGACCGGACACGGCAACTGGCGTACAGATTACGGATATTCCACCAGCAGGCTTAAATGTACTTTCTGTGACTCCGTCACAGGGTACCTTTGATGCTATGACTGGAGTATGGAATGTAGGTACTCTGGCCAATGGTGCTTCTGCCACTTTAACCATAATTACCCAGGTTACCATGGCCAACACCACCATTACCAACACCGCTACTAAAACTGCGGAAAATGAGTACGACCCTAATCCCGCCAATGATAGCGACTCTGCTACCATCACCGTGCCTCCATCAGCGGATATTGGAGTGACCAAAACGGTGAATATGAACAATCCTCTGGTTTGTGAAAACTTCACCTGGACGGTTACCGTGACCAATAATGGTCCTAATGATGCAACCGGGGTACAGGTTACTGATATTCCACCAGCCTTACTTAATGTGGTTTCTGTGACTCCGTCACAGGGTACCTTTGTAGGTGGAGTATGGTCAGTGGGCACTCTCCTCAATGGAGAATCTGCAACTTTAACCATTGTAACCAACGCTACTGCTGCTGCATCAGGTCAAACCATCACTAACACTGCTACTAAAACCGCGGCCGATCAATATGATTGGAACCCGGCCAATAACAGTGACAGTGAAAGTGTTTCTGTGCCTGCTAATAAGACCTTCACTTTAAATGTAAGGAATAATGGCAGTGCCCGGATTCATGGTATCTACTATGTGACGGTTTACCGCCCTTGCGGAGCACCGGCAATCTTCAATAAGTACGAGTTCTACTTGAACCCTGGTCAATCTATTTCCTACAATGTAGGAACGTTTGCGGTGGGTACCCGTATCAGTACCGATCAGTTCATCTACAATACGGCTACAACTGCCCGGACGGTTAGTGTGACCAATACCTGGGGATCCACTGGCGTGCCCTCATATGTGCAAAACTATGTGGTAGCCAATGTACCAGGTAATCAGGCTCGAGCTGCTCTGGCCCGATACCGGTTTACCATGAACCGTAACAATATTGGAGTAGAGGTTGTAAGACTACCCGCAATACTATAA